The genomic region AGGTTCTCCCGCAGTGTGCCGTACAGCACCGGGGCATGCTGTTCCACCAGGCCGATCCGGGCCCGGTGTTCGGCCCGGCCGCTCGCCCGTATGTCACGGCCCTCGGCAAGGATGTGGCCGCTGTCCGGGTCGTAGAACCGCTCGATCAGCGCGAACACGGTGGACTTTCCGACTCCCGAGCTGCCGATCAGGGCCACGTGGGAGTGCTCCGGTGCCTCGAAGGTCACGCCGCGCAGGACGGGACGGCGCGGTTCGTAGCCGAACCACACGTCACGGAACTCCAGCGCGGGCGCCCGTGACCGGCCGCCGCTGCCCCCCGCCGGGCGGGACACCGGAGCTCCGGCTCCCGACACGGCGTCCTGCTCCGTGGGCAGCTCCAGCACTTCCGTGACCCTGCGGTACGCGCCCACGCCCTGCTCCATGGTGCTGAGGGACTGGAACAGCATGCCGATCGGCTCCACCAGATAGATCATGTACAGCAGGAAGGCGGCGAGATCGGCGATCGACCCCTGCCGGTCGGCGACCCGCATGCCGCCGATGAGCAGCACGACGACGAAGGATCCTTTGACGGCCAGCTGGATCGCCGGTGCCACCACGGCGTCGAGCTTCGCCATCCGCACACTTCCCGCGTACGCCGATCGGGCGCCATCCGCGATGCGGTCGGTTTCGCGCTGCTCGGCGCGGCTGGCCCGGACCGTGCGGATGGCACCGAGCGCGCGCTCCAGATCAGCGGTCATCGCACCCGTCGCCCGCTGCGTGGACAGCGACGCCACCTCGATGCCGTGCAGCACCGAGACGACGATCATGGTGGCGATCGCCACCATGCCCAGCACGACGAGGAACATCAACCAGTCGAGCCAGATCATCAGCGCCACGACACCGATCAGCCCGATGACACCGGTGATCGCTTCGGTGAAGCCCTCCGCGACGAGCAGCCGCAAGGTCGTGCTGTCGGTGCTGGTGCGCGAGATCAGATCGCCTATGCGGTGGCGGTCGTAGACGGCCATGGGCAACCGCAGCACGTGCTTGATCAGGCCGAGCCGGATCCCCAGGACGATCCCTTCGCCCGTCCGGGCCAGGACGAACTGGGCGAGGCCCTGCACCAGTGCCTGGGCGAGGAAGAGGACGACGAGCAGCACCAGGGCGGTCCCGATCGCGCTGCCGGAGGTGGTCGACTCGATCACCTGCTTGACCAGCAGCGGTTGGGCCAGGCTCAGAGCGGAGGCTCCCAGTGTCAGCAGGACGGCGAGAGCCACCCACCGCCGGTGGCCGTGCAGCAGGCGCAGGAAGTCCCGCGGCGCGGTCCGGCTCCGCTCGTCGGTCTCACCCGTCGCTCGGGGCTTCATGGATCACGGCCTCACGGCGGACGGAACCAGGAACGCAGGGCACGGTGAACAGGGGGCGGAAGTAGTCGGGCGGGTGCTCCTCTCCCACCGGCACCCCCTCCGCCTCCACCCAGGCGTGCGCACCGAAGGGCGGCAGGCGCCGCGCGCCCACGCACCAGGTGGGCCACTGGCCGTGCAGGCGGCACAGCAGGACCGTGGCGAGCGACCGGGGCAGGCACCCTTCCCGCCCCCCGCACGCGAGGCTGACCGCGACCACGGAGTCCCGGGCGGCCCGGGTCTGCCCGAGGGTGGCCGGACGGGCGCCCCGGCGCAGCCACTCCAGCGCGGCCCGTATGCGCCGGGGGCGCTGACGGGCCAGGAGCCGCGCTGCTCCCACGGCGAGCCGGACCGGGATCCGGCGCCGCAGAGGAACCGAGCGCGGGTCGTGGAAGATCACCTCCGGTGAGGTCATCGCCGCTCCCTCCCCGCACGCCGGCCGCGCAGGTGCGGCCATCGGCCGCCCATCCGCCGCCGCACCAGCCCGACGGGCCGGGCCGTCGGAGCTCGGGCGCCCTCTCCCGGCCCGTCGCTGTCCGCTTCGCCCAGGCCCGCCGAGTACAGTCCGCCGACCAGGTCCCGGACGTCCCGCCGCGCCGTGCCGATGTCCACCGCGTACTCCGCGCTGAGCGTCTGCGCGGCGTCGTCTTCGCTGCCGCCCGCCAGCAACGTGTGCAAGGCGACGGCGGCGCTGGGATTGAGCGTCCAGTACTGGTTGCGGTCCTCGTCGAGGATCGCGATCCCGTAGTCGGTCTCGGCCGTGAACACACCCTCACGCAGCTTGAACGCCATCGGCCGTCTCCATTCAGCCCGGAACAGCGGTGGTGGCGGTTTCCAGCGTGCGCAGCCACATCTCGCACACCACGGTCTGGTACAGCGCGTCGAAAGGCAGGCTCGGGGGCAGCGGCCGGCCGCACGTCTCGCGCAGCACCTTCGCGTCGATCAGACCCAACCGAGCCAGCCGGGAGTCCTCGCACAGGGCCAGCAACTCGGCACGCTGTTCCCGCATCCCGACCTCCGCCTCGTAGGAACCCTCGTCCTTGGTGTGACGGGTCAGGCTCTCGTCGGGAACGATGCCGCGCATCGCCTCGACGATGAGCGGCTTGTACTGCCAGGGGGTGATCCTGTCCTGCGGCCGCACCGCCAGGCCCGCTTCGACCACCCGGTCGTCGTAGTAGGGGGCGGCGAGGGTGAGCCCGGCGCGGCTGGCCATCTGGCCCACCTGCCGGACCATGCGGGAGTTGTTCCCCATGGCTTCCAGCTCGATGTGCTGCCCGCGCCTCTCGGCCAGTGGTTCGGCGGTACGCGCCGCGGTGCGGATCAGTTCGCGTACGGCCGCGACGGCGTCCGGCGTCGCCCATGGAGGGAGCCGTGGCGGCGTCCCCCAGTCCAGCGCGGGCGTCTCCAAGGGGGGCGGTACGGCGGTGAGCAGGTCGCCGGCTCGGCCGAGCCACGTCCGGTAGGAGCTGTTGTCCCACAACTGCCGCAGTGCTTCCCGGTACGGCCACGGGCCCTGGGCGGCGAAGCCGCGCAGGCGCTGCCACGCGATCCTGGGGTGGGTCCGTGCCAGCGTGTGCAGATGCGCCGGCGAGCCGGAGAGCAACTCGTCCCCGCCGAAGCCCGTCAGGTGTATGCGGGAGCCCTGTGCCGCAGCAAGCCGCGGAATGAGCAGACAGCGGCTGGGATGCATCATCGCCGGGCACGGCTCGTCGAAGCGCTCGTCCACGTCCCGGAGGCCCTCGTACACCATCGGCAACTGGTCTCCGGCGATGACGTGGTGACCGACGTCGCCCAGTCTCGCGACCGTCCGGCGCGCCCAGGTCACGTCGTCGCACAGGGGGTCGAGACCGTCGGCGGTGTAGGCGATGACCTTCGCCGTGCCGCGTGCGGCCAGAGCGCACACCGAGGTCGAGTCCAGGCCGCCCAGATCGCAGCTCACCACGTCCCGGCCCCGGACGCGGACCTCCACCGCCGCCGACAGTGCCTTCCGCAACGCCGACGCGCCCTCGGCCATCGGCACCACCGGCTCGGGAGGCGCCCACCACGCGACGGGCCGTCCCCGGCCGTCGGCGTCGAGCGCCAGGTAGCGGCCGATCCCCAGGGCGCCCACACCACGCCACACCGGTTCGCCGGCCAGCGGGTGCGGCGCGCACGGATTCAGCAGGCGGGCCGCCAGCCGCTGCTCGTCGACCTCCGCGTCGAGCAGAGCGGCCAAGACGTCGGCCCGGTCCGCGGCCACGGTGGTGTCCTCGAGCCTGGCGTGGAACACCCGCCGAAAGCCGGTGACGCTCCCCTGGACACGCACCCGTCCGGCGACCGAAGCGACCAGATGCCAACTCCCGGCCAGGCCGCGGGCCAGACCG from Streptomyces chartreusis NRRL 3882 harbors:
- a CDS encoding ABC transporter ATP-binding protein; the encoded protein is MKPRATGETDERSRTAPRDFLRLLHGHRRWVALAVLLTLGASALSLAQPLLVKQVIESTTSGSAIGTALVLLVVLFLAQALVQGLAQFVLARTGEGIVLGIRLGLIKHVLRLPMAVYDRHRIGDLISRTSTDSTTLRLLVAEGFTEAITGVIGLIGVVALMIWLDWLMFLVVLGMVAIATMIVVSVLHGIEVASLSTQRATGAMTADLERALGAIRTVRASRAEQRETDRIADGARSAYAGSVRMAKLDAVVAPAIQLAVKGSFVVVLLIGGMRVADRQGSIADLAAFLLYMIYLVEPIGMLFQSLSTMEQGVGAYRRVTEVLELPTEQDAVSGAGAPVSRPAGGSGGRSRAPALEFRDVWFGYEPRRPVLRGVTFEAPEHSHVALIGSSGVGKSTVFALIERFYDPDSGHILAEGRDIRASGRAEHRARIGLVEQHAPVLYGTLRENLMYAVPDAEPEELDRVVELAHLSDLITRLPRGLDTDAGEHGMALSGGERQRIAIARALLARPRLLLLDEPTAHLDAVSEAALRRSMREATRECTLLVIAHRMSTIHAADLIVVLDAGRVVATGSHGELLDSSEHYRSLLRAQQTGDLRVPRTAGLKGGAG
- a CDS encoding lasso peptide biosynthesis B2 protein; translated protein: MTSPEVIFHDPRSVPLRRRIPVRLAVGAARLLARQRPRRIRAALEWLRRGARPATLGQTRAARDSVVAVSLACGGREGCLPRSLATVLLCRLHGQWPTWCVGARRLPPFGAHAWVEAEGVPVGEEHPPDYFRPLFTVPCVPGSVRREAVIHEAPSDG
- a CDS encoding lasso peptide biosynthesis PqqD family chaperone, whose amino-acid sequence is MAFKLREGVFTAETDYGIAILDEDRNQYWTLNPSAAVALHTLLAGGSEDDAAQTLSAEYAVDIGTARRDVRDLVGGLYSAGLGEADSDGPGEGARAPTARPVGLVRRRMGGRWPHLRGRRAGRERR
- a CDS encoding lasso peptide isopeptide bond-forming cyclase codes for the protein MVDFPGSGEGPGWFVVLPDCASAARVSAALRTRKVQEVSHPSGRPWLLGHWSPGAMAVGEAGRTKIAVVGEHAVTADRLTPAADRIRTISDLDGLARGLAGSWHLVASVAGRVRVQGSVTGFRRVFHARLEDTTVAADRADVLAALLDAEVDEQRLAARLLNPCAPHPLAGEPVWRGVGALGIGRYLALDADGRGRPVAWWAPPEPVVPMAEGASALRKALSAAVEVRVRGRDVVSCDLGGLDSTSVCALAARGTAKVIAYTADGLDPLCDDVTWARRTVARLGDVGHHVIAGDQLPMVYEGLRDVDERFDEPCPAMMHPSRCLLIPRLAAAQGSRIHLTGFGGDELLSGSPAHLHTLARTHPRIAWQRLRGFAAQGPWPYREALRQLWDNSSYRTWLGRAGDLLTAVPPPLETPALDWGTPPRLPPWATPDAVAAVRELIRTAARTAEPLAERRGQHIELEAMGNNSRMVRQVGQMASRAGLTLAAPYYDDRVVEAGLAVRPQDRITPWQYKPLIVEAMRGIVPDESLTRHTKDEGSYEAEVGMREQRAELLALCEDSRLARLGLIDAKVLRETCGRPLPPSLPFDALYQTVVCEMWLRTLETATTAVPG